In Notolabrus celidotus isolate fNotCel1 chromosome 5, fNotCel1.pri, whole genome shotgun sequence, the genomic window tgtagttattttaattgtattcaattgtatttttgtgtctAGTATTTATGTCTTATTTCATTCAAACTTTCTGTTAAGACTTGAAAATTCTTAATTTCATTTCGTATTAGAGCAACCGTATTGACCAAATTTCCCCCACGGTAGAAATAAAAGTATTTccgattctgattctgattatctGCTGCAATCTGATAACgtcaaaaaatgtctttaaaaacaacTCAAGATGCCAACTGAACACAagggttgtaaaaaaaaacaaggtaaaaCAAACTTATTTggaaaaacagcaaataatTTGTTCGTAGTTAACATCAATCAAACCGTTCCACTCATCAGTCGGAAGGGAAATCTGGCTGAACTGAAAATGTATTCGCCTTTCAGATCATCggactgatcttgtttcctgtcGACACATGCCACCCTTTCAAGTTGTTGCTATGGTTGTCTCTCTTATGCGGTTCTACTAAAAACAGAACCAACTAAAAGTATGAAAATAAGACCAGAGAAAGGCTCCTGTTCTAAAGGACAAACAAGTGAGACACCCACCCTGATTGTGGTGTAATGTTTGGCAGTACAAACAAATGTCCGTGTTGCGTTCAGCTGCAGAACTGTGGTGAAACCTGCAGGCTGGCCTGTCCACCGAGGTCCCCGGCCCCAGGAGCTGAGGCTCAGAGCGGGCCTGCTGCACCCGCTTCTGCCACACAACATGTGCCCCGGCACAACAGGGCCAGTCCTCTATACCCCCAGAGTCCAGGATGAGGGGTACGGGGAGCAGGGTGGGGTGCAGCTCAGGAGGGGAGCAGCAGAAACCAGGACCCTGACCGTAGTGGATGTGGATGCTACGATCATCCTGCAGATCCAGACTCTGGTGGAAGCGAACAGAGGGACCGTCAAGCACACAGCCCCCAACTCGCCCCAACGGAGCAGGAGGGTGCGGGTGTCCCTGGTGGCAGCAGTGGGGCTGAAGCTGTAAGGGGAGGGGGGACACAAGGACAGGAGGTCCTGAGGGGGTGCTGGGGTCATGGTCCTGACAGTCTGTTCCAGGACTGGGCCGGTCTGTGGGATCTGGCTTTGGACACTGGCAGGGGCTGTGCTTGGGGGGGCCCACAGGTGAGTCTTTATCTGGGAccagaggagaagaagcagcaggagcagcagcccCCTGCTCCTCGTCTGAGCCCCTGCTCTGGCCTTGGCTGTGCTCCCCCTCCTCGTAGTGGTGGTGTCTGTGCCGGTGGTAGTGGATGTGGCTGAAAacagtctgctgctgctcctcggGGCAGCCTGCTTTGTTCACCACAGAGTCCAGAGACCTGGGCCGGGCCTGTGTACAGGCCTCCAAGCTGTTCCTACGAGGAGCTCGGCCAGGCCCAGGCCCGTAATACACAAAAGGATCGTAGTCACTGCTAAGAGAGCTACGAAAGGTGGACCAGCTGCCGTACACCCCCTGCAGGGACACGTCAGTACAGTTTAGAACGGAGTCACTGGACGATCCATGGCAGGGTCCTGAGCTAGAGTCACTTGCTGGTCCATCAGCTAAGTACCCACTGCGTTCTGTGTGGTAGCTGCCCCCTGAGCAGCTGCCCTCATCCTGCCGGCTGTGGGGCGGAGCTCCACGTGGCTGAGGTGTGACGGATGCTGAGTGCTGCAGTCTGGAGCTAGACGCACTACGCTGAGCCGGACAGGATGAGCGATAGTTGTGGCAGGACCGGCGGGGGGTGTAGTGGTGGGAGGAAGTCCTGCAGTTAGCACCGATCCTGTGGGGCCTCCCGGGACCCTCTGCAGGGAGGTGGTACCCGCAGGAGGAGCCGAGTGGCCTGCTGGTGAGGAAACGtactgtctgtgtttctctggGAGAGGAGCCGCTGTAGTGGGCCAGAGAGGGATAGGGTCCAGAGGGTCCACGAGGGTAATGGGGCCTCATAGAAAAAGGGATGGCGTGTTGGGGGAAGGGGTGGTTGCGAGGGCTGCTGTAAGGCTGAGGGTGAAGAAAACCCTGGCTGTGCTCTGGACTCTGCTGGAGtctgttcctctgctgctgccgtTCTGTCCCTGCAGACcacaacagcaaaaacaacGTTAAGCACAACACTGCAGGTAACTTCTATCTATTGAATTATATTTCAGTTCAATAAAAGGCTTCTGGAACAAAACATTTTACCACTATGTTTACTGTatcttatttaacatttacttattttcattTGATCTAATTCTGGGGGTGTTCACCTTACAAGCTCTTTTAAATTTCATACCTCTCCGGAACATTTCTACCCATTTCAGTTTTTTGGTTgcttttttcattaaatatttaatgtgtgtgtgtaagttcttttaaaaaagcaaaacattaTCAAAATCAATCATTTGTAACTGTAGACATAGGAAGAGTTTTAAGATTCAGAAACATTGCTGGGTCTGTTAAAACATACCTGAGCTACTGacagtaaaattaaacatttaataaacatataaacTTATTTTACACTCATTAAAATCTAAATCCTATATTTATGATTACAAATGGACTACAATTATTTCACTAACagtgtatatttaaaaaaatttaaccaTCTTTTTATATCAGGTTTTCCTAATTTCACTTCTTATCACtatgttctgcttttttttaattaccataggtttaaaatattaaaaatatgtaGATTAACTGTTCCTTTTCTACATTAACCCAGCTGTGACATATCATACATTAATATCTTTTTTGAATaataaagttaacatttttCTATGAAGGTTGTTTCTTGCAGTACTGTATATCGCTGCAGTATGTCCCAGTCCCTACTCTGTCCACcgtcttgtacttgaaataaaggcattaaaagcccccaaaatgaacattttaaaagacaaaaagacaaataaagcaGATCCACAGTTTTAATTACACCAGTGAAACATTGTTGAATTGCCAGAACTTAACTGTAAACATGCTTCTCCTCACCCATGATGTTGTGCATGCAGAGGGGACAGGTGCGGTGTTGGAGCAGCCAGGGGTCTACACAGTCTTTGTGAAACTCATGAGCACACGAGATGATCCTCAAATGCTGGGATAAAGAATGACACAAAGGTGGATTTAAGATTTGATAAAGAGAGTTGACTTAGATGCAGTTtgttcctcactctctctcctctcttactTGGCCGTCCTGAAACTCCTCCAGACAGATAGCACACACAGGACTCGAGTTGGAGCTGCTGGCCGACCCCCAGGCTGCTCTGTGGCGCTGAGAGCTGGAGCAGCCCTGAGAGTTGTAGATTGTTGTTTCTAATCGATTAATGGCGCGCATGGTCTGCTGATGGACTGAGTCCTGTGGTCGAAAAATGCAGAGGTTAGAAAGACCTTCAAAAGGTAAGACCTCTAGCTTACCTGTGAATCCAAACTGAGGAAAATCCAATGAAACTCTCTTCTCTGTCAGCTTAAAGCTGTTGCAGTGACTCACCCACGTTCTGTTGGACTTGCACTTGTAGCGGAAAGCGAAGATGAGCACAATGGTCAGAATAGCCAGGACGATGGTGAGCAGAATACCAACATCATAATGTGGctgaaatagaaaatgaaaagtcagatttttaaGTCCTTTAAGACACTAGAAAGTAAGTGAGAAATCTAAAGTAATTCTGATAGCAGAAGTCCCAGACATGGCTCATATACAGCCTAAAAAATAGGTGCTCACCCATCTTGGCTGCTCCACCAGGATCTCAATGCGGACTTTGGCCTCCTCGTTCTTGTTGACCAAGCCCATCAGCTCCTCAGCATCCTCCGCCTCCACCAGCACCACCGGGCGGGGAAGAGAGTCTGTCTCCCGCAGCTGATgaagacacagagacatgagTGTGACAgttctgtcctttttttaatcttttatgtTTCACACTTGAATATACCGCTGCCTGAACCTCACCTCAGCAGCAGCATTGGCGTCATCACTGACATCAAAGATAACAGCCTGAGCTCCTTTATCCAGAGCCATGCGAGCCTGAGAGAGACAGCACAGGAGACACACAGTTACAAACAAATCCTACAGATAGAAACGTGATTATAAAAGGACATTTTAAGGGTTCCTATTATTCCTGCAATCAAAATAACGCATAAGAACATTATATAATTTAATTGAGACCACAGTAAACATTGCTTCTTCCGTTGCAGTTACACATTGGGCAGTTCCTGTGAATATAGAAGACATCAGACTAGCTGTATCTTAAACTGTCACTAGGTGGCAGCCACAGACTGACTTCACAACTTGGACCAAATTAcagctcctccttcctcttttccACCTGACTCTGGAGGCTACATGCCcacttcaaagtgtgttaaaatcCGATCCTGATGCCACAGAATGTTTCTCCTTTTCTGACATAAAAAAGCGTAACCCAAGAAAAAGTGGAGGATTATTTGACTTGGTTTAAGGTTTTGTaatgaagtaaaacaaacagGGAATTAAGtataaaaaaggacattttgtcaACTAAAATGTCTCTAAAAATGTGCACCAGGATCTCCCTCTACTTCTTTCTTGATATTGTGGCATCCTTTTTAATGTGTCACTTCAAAGATAGTTCATCTGAAACAGCGAGAGAATCAAATCACAACTTTTCACTAACCACTGGTGCAAAGTGGCAACATGAGTGATGATGAAAGCATGCATTTAAAAGAGTATGTAGATCATAACCCAAACAAAGTCAAATGAGAACTTAACGGTGCAGTTCGATGAGTTCAGCAGAACACGGACATACCCCTTAACTACGCTCAAAGACACAATGGGATCCCAGAATCTCTGTATCTCCTCCCATGTATGGTGACACTCAAAATATCAGTAGTTAGCTAGGAGGCTACAATACTGAGAAGAAAATCTTAGGAGAAGGGAGTGTTATTTAGTGCCACACCAAACTGAAATTTCATCCGTCCATCCAAACATGTCATTCATACATGATTATTCTGAGTGATTTTAGGAGAGTTGTCACCccacatttcactttaagaaGTACATAAAACACATAACATGTGTTGTCTTCATTCATGCAGTTatatagatcaggggttcccgaACTtctcagcccgcgacccccaaaatataggtgccaaagactggcGACCCCCATtatccctcaaagtgatttaatgtggcttcatttagctggtctggagaaaatgaccctacctatatgagaatgtgtctgtgtttcctgtgcctttacgcacagtaaagaaggcccgctctgtggttggcctagaaatggacagtctggagtcagtggctgagaggaggttgatggacaaactgcgagccatcctggataacccctctcaccctctccatgatgagctgtggctgatggggagctcgttcagtcagcgcatcattccaccacggtgcaagactgaacgcttcaggcgctcctttgtgcccacagccatcagactgttgaacagtaacggaggccacagactgcaccatgctgaccactgaccaaAAAGTACGAAGACCtggctcaccccctctctcttcctccaaacaaaagaaaataggtggcctaaatgaactcaatatccctgcccctaacacatgacccatAAATAATctaattaactgaccccacaataaaccatatcgtaaacaaacaacataaataatACCACAAAAgtatacaaacaatatcctaccctaaacctcaaaataacataaagtTAGTTTACTACTCAAAATTTAAATCCCACATTTTCCAACCTATAAATAGTGTGTTTCACAAAGAACCTCAGAAACGTTTCTTATTTAACGAGGACACTCAGTCttgaagtaataataatgacagaCAAAGCACTCCTTTAAAGCAACAAAATCATGCATTAGATCCTTCTCCTATACAAATACAAAGAGGGGTTTGTGGTGACTTTAATGTTGTTACAGGGAATTTATTTTCAGACTCCTGGCTAAaagtaatgatttaaaaatatgaagaTGTTCACTGACCTGCAGAGAACTGTGTGTACTGGTTGTGTGTTTcgaatgaacacacacagagtacagAAACATTGTCTTTTAGCTGTgaatggagtgtgtgtgcatgcactgACCAGCTCCTCAATAACAGCAGCCGGGCTGACCTGACGCTGACACGTGTATCTGATCTGTGAGTGTTGCTTTTGTTATGAGCGTGCTCTGTGAAACCACACATACTTTCTTTGGCATCAACAGCAAACAAATAGCTCTCTTTTCATCAATATCTCATCACCAACTCTGAAGTATCTGACATCTGCCAACACTTAATGAGGAAGAGACACAAGTTTAAACACCTAATCACCCAGGTCAAACACAACACCAAACACTGATTTCTGTAGCCTACAGGGCAGGGCAGGATGGCACGCACGAGTACgcagtcactcacacacacacacacacacacacacacacacacacacacacacacacacacacacacacacacacacacacacacacacacagattccgGTAAAAGCATCACTCAGCTGATCCATTTGTCAGGTTAATGAGAAAGTTCTTGAGGTAGGTGGCAGCAGTGATGGTTTTTAACTCTTCAAACAGAGAAAGGCAGCACATATCAAGGAAGACACAGACATTAACTTTACATACAAACAAGAGCAGAACTATCATACACTTAAAACAGGAATTTTAACCTGAGTGTGGGCAATAAATGTCCATCAAAcgttactgtgtgtgtttgagccatagatgtttaaaacatggacagCACAATGGCTCccctaaagtgaagccaaaacatttagcgACTGACCAGGCCAGCTTGCTTCATTTTAACACATACAACATAATCAAACTAGAAAGTTagaaaacaagtaaaatacatttttcacaagCATGTTTACTGTCGTTACAAAAGTTATTTTTGTTCTACTTTATGTGCAAGTGCCTCTTTTTTCTAGTAAATATTGATTTTGATTGGGTATTTGATGTtgaaaaagaggggatgtgaagTCATAATTGACAGCTCTGAGGACTCCTGCAGCATGCTTTACCAGATTagcagagaagagaaaacatgactaacactaacacacatgAGTCATTAGACTTTCCATAGCCGCAAGTATCTGCttcaagaatctgttctgccgTGGATTgtaccaacctgagggatctttgatgttttatcagtgAGCTGATAAACGTCAGTCCCTCGACTCTACCAGCCACATTGCATATGCATCACCAGCATGTAAGCATTCATctcaggggtgcagctcgctcagctggaagtgaagcttccaacaaagcgtctgccccctggtggctggctgcagtataggtcaaaaactctgtctcccccattcatttgaagtcaaactttaaaaaataaatacacgtcgtacgaatgtttctcacatctgtatgctgtggtgatatgtagttattatttgactattttgtgttcaaggcctcttttctctgaaaagtttctttttcgttagttatagAGTTTAATAAacgggttttacttccgggcttgctttgattgacagctgctgtagagggaaactccataggatctcgtgACACTcagctgtagggcggagctcatTACCGTGGCAAcgacagaaattctctacagcgcagactctggctgcacaatgtcTGCGCATTGGAACaggtttttttggcttcaaaaccgtacaacgggaaaaggcggagcaacactgtccatgttatatacagtctatgattcatcCAGGCGGTATTTGGCTTCACTGTTATTTtaacaatgggaggagatgaaggctTGTTATCCATATTTATGTACTGTTTATGATATAAATTGATATGTTGATATGAGTAACTATTAGACTGAGGATAAAATGTTGTGCAGACATGCCAGGTCTCCATTACTTTGTTACCCAGAGACTGAGGTTGCATCATGAGAACAATCGAAACTTGACAGCTTAAATACCGTACATCTTATGACTGATTCATTCACCTCAGAATGGACTTGTGCTTGTATCACTTCCCTGGTCTTCccgaccactcaaagcactatTACACTACATATCACGTTCACCCATtgatacactgatggcagaggatgcaACAGTGGGGGACCATCACAATGCTTTCatatacattcacacaccaat contains:
- the LOC117813401 gene encoding E3 ubiquitin-protein ligase RNF43, with the translated sequence MTVPQRRLAGLWPWLLMAALQVVLGQPGLESERPALRAVIKVVLLNQDSAGKPITLEGVFVGGSAGYADGKLMQYHPLSLCNTSEDERQESDFITIVKLEHRVPRCLPLLDKARMALDKGAQAVIFDVSDDANAAAELRETDSLPRPVVLVEAEDAEELMGLVNKNEEAKVRIEILVEQPRWPHYDVGILLTIVLAILTIVLIFAFRYKCKSNRTWDSVHQQTMRAINRLETTIYNSQGCSSSQRHRAAWGSASSSNSSPVCAICLEEFQDGQHLRIISCAHEFHKDCVDPWLLQHRTCPLCMHNIMGTERQQQRNRLQQSPEHSQGFLHPQPYSSPRNHPFPQHAIPFSMRPHYPRGPSGPYPSLAHYSGSSPRETQTVRFLTSRPLGSSCGYHLPAEGPGRPHRIGANCRTSSHHYTPRRSCHNYRSSCPAQRSASSSRLQHSASVTPQPRGAPPHSRQDEGSCSGGSYHTERSGYLADGPASDSSSGPCHGSSSDSVLNCTDVSLQGVYGSWSTFRSSLSSDYDPFVYYGPGPGRAPRRNSLEACTQARPRSLDSVVNKAGCPEEQQQTVFSHIHYHRHRHHHYEEGEHSQGQSRGSDEEQGAAAPAASSPLVPDKDSPVGPPKHSPCQCPKPDPTDRPSPGTDCQDHDPSTPSGPPVLVSPLPLQLQPHCCHQGHPHPPAPLGRVGGCVLDGPSVRFHQSLDLQDDRSIHIHYGQGPGFCCSPPELHPTLLPVPLILDSGGIEDWPCCAGAHVVWQKRVQQARSEPQLLGPGTSVDRPACRFHHSSAAERNTDICLYCQTLHHNQGSEEESGV